One region of Sulfurisphaera ohwakuensis genomic DNA includes:
- the cobB gene encoding NAD-dependent protein deacetylase has protein sequence MECDKVGDLLLTSTYAIAFTGAGISTASGIPDFRGPNGLWKKYSPELATIEYFKKDPRGFWEFYSLRMRGLFTALPNKAHYALAELEKMGLIRAIITQNIDGLHQLAGSRNVIELHGNIRKCYCVKCLKTYDSDTVLDKIDKEGLPPKCECGGVIRPDVVLFGEPVYNISTALEIAREADLVLAIGSSLTVYPANMIPLTVKEMGGKLIILNAEETPLDNIADIIIRERVEEFLPCVVDYIKNQTLHRSS, from the coding sequence ATGGAATGTGATAAAGTTGGTGATTTGCTTTTAACATCAACTTACGCTATAGCCTTTACTGGAGCAGGGATTAGTACAGCGTCTGGGATACCAGATTTTAGAGGACCTAATGGTTTATGGAAAAAGTACTCTCCAGAGCTAGCTACAATAGAGTATTTTAAAAAAGATCCTAGAGGCTTTTGGGAGTTTTATAGCTTAAGAATGAGAGGACTGTTTACAGCTTTACCAAATAAAGCACACTATGCATTAGCTGAACTAGAAAAAATGGGATTAATAAGAGCTATAATAACACAAAATATTGACGGTTTACATCAATTAGCTGGTTCAAGAAATGTAATTGAACTTCACGGAAATATAAGAAAATGCTATTGTGTGAAATGCCTAAAAACTTATGATAGTGACACAGTGTTAGATAAAATAGATAAAGAGGGATTGCCACCTAAATGTGAGTGCGGAGGAGTAATAAGACCAGATGTTGTTTTATTCGGTGAACCAGTATATAATATTTCAACAGCATTAGAGATAGCTAGAGAAGCCGATTTAGTTTTGGCAATTGGAAGTTCGTTAACTGTCTATCCAGCAAATATGATACCCCTAACTGTTAAAGAAATGGGTGGAAAACTGATAATCCTAAACGCAGAAGAAACGCCTCTTGATAACATAGCAGATATAATAATTAGAGAAAGAGTTGAAGAGTTTTTGCCGTGTGTTGTAGATTATATTAAAAATCAGACCCTACACCGCTCTTCATAA
- a CDS encoding sodium:solute symporter family protein, which translates to MNNYNLNIDGITVVVFLILFALFTFLGFYGAKWRKGDLNKLDEWGLGGRRLGWLLIWFLLGADLFTAYTFIAVPSAFFATGSLYFFAVPYVAWGFGVAMLTMPKLWAVARNKGYVTAADYVKDRFNSKGLAIAVALTGAVAELPYIALQIIGMQAVIAILFIGLGISSTKLSSDLALLIAFIILAAFTFVSGLRGAALSGVYKDILVWITVLTTIGVVLTHYGNFQGALTIAHQVSPKVNFLDLPPKLFLAYWSLALGSTFALYLYPHAINGSLSAESRERLKIGTALLPLYGIGLALITLFGLLIFLVPNALKVVLTTKNGALTVPSLIAATTPDWFTGLAFTAIFIGGLVPAAIMAIGVANLLTRNVIGEFTKLSPTNEARLAKILSTVFKFIALAFVFIVPATYAIQLQLLGGIIVTQTLPAVFLSLFTDKLEKNSTLAGWASGVISGVGLVVYVNLVLERYGSLKTSLFTTPLGPIYIALIALGINLLVTLVGSLVAYASGWRPYKKISAKDFEVEEVVK; encoded by the coding sequence ATGAACAATTATAATTTAAATATAGATGGCATAACTGTCGTTGTATTTTTAATACTTTTTGCCCTCTTTACCTTCTTAGGATTTTACGGAGCTAAATGGAGAAAGGGGGACTTAAATAAGCTTGATGAATGGGGGCTTGGAGGAAGAAGATTAGGATGGCTACTAATATGGTTCTTATTAGGAGCAGACCTATTTACAGCCTATACATTTATCGCAGTTCCTTCAGCATTCTTTGCTACTGGTTCATTATACTTCTTTGCTGTTCCTTATGTAGCTTGGGGATTTGGAGTAGCAATGCTAACGATGCCAAAACTTTGGGCAGTAGCTAGAAATAAAGGCTATGTGACTGCTGCAGATTATGTAAAAGATAGATTCAATAGTAAAGGGCTAGCGATTGCTGTAGCGTTAACTGGTGCTGTAGCTGAATTACCATATATCGCATTACAGATTATAGGAATGCAAGCAGTTATTGCCATACTCTTTATAGGATTAGGAATTAGTAGTACAAAATTAAGCAGCGATCTAGCATTATTAATAGCATTTATAATACTAGCCGCATTTACCTTTGTTAGCGGTTTAAGAGGTGCAGCTCTAAGCGGAGTTTATAAGGACATACTAGTTTGGATTACGGTGTTAACTACAATTGGTGTAGTCTTGACTCATTATGGTAATTTCCAAGGGGCACTAACTATAGCCCACCAAGTATCGCCTAAAGTAAATTTCCTTGATTTACCACCTAAACTCTTCTTAGCTTATTGGAGCTTGGCATTAGGAAGCACTTTTGCCCTATATTTATATCCGCATGCTATAAACGGTTCATTATCCGCTGAAAGCAGAGAAAGATTAAAAATAGGTACGGCATTACTACCTCTATACGGAATAGGACTAGCATTAATTACGTTGTTTGGACTATTAATCTTCTTAGTACCAAACGCATTAAAAGTTGTATTAACTACTAAAAATGGCGCATTAACAGTTCCTTCTCTAATCGCTGCTACAACTCCAGACTGGTTTACTGGTTTAGCATTTACGGCAATATTTATTGGTGGTCTAGTTCCTGCTGCTATTATGGCTATAGGTGTTGCAAACTTGCTTACACGAAATGTAATTGGTGAGTTTACTAAACTCTCACCAACAAATGAAGCAAGGCTCGCTAAAATACTCTCAACAGTATTTAAGTTTATAGCATTAGCTTTCGTGTTTATTGTTCCAGCAACATATGCTATACAACTTCAATTATTAGGAGGTATAATTGTGACCCAAACATTACCAGCAGTATTCCTTTCTCTATTTACTGATAAACTTGAGAAGAACTCCACTTTAGCTGGCTGGGCGTCAGGTGTAATAAGCGGTGTAGGATTGGTGGTTTATGTTAACTTAGTCCTAGAGCGTTATGGTTCACTAAAAACGTCATTATTTACTACACCATTAGGTCCTATATATATTGCTTTGATAGCTTTAGGAATCAACTTGCTGGTAACGTTAGTTGGTTCCTTAGTTGCATATGCTAGTGGTTGGAGACCCTACAAGAAGATAAGCGCAAAAGACTTTGAAGTAGAAGAAGTTGTAAAGTAA
- a CDS encoding MarR family transcriptional regulator, translating to MNLRDKVLAYLFDKKSATAEEIADKIKEEVDYVQATLRVLENEKLVRKVKKGFIKKHDAYELTPTGLEEAEKAYEKVQNKANELQQIIQGGGEIPEDYIDLIPLMAALSLIETMMLEDIILFDIFNNM from the coding sequence ATGAATCTAAGAGATAAAGTATTAGCTTATCTTTTCGACAAGAAAAGTGCTACTGCTGAAGAAATAGCCGATAAGATAAAAGAAGAGGTAGATTATGTTCAGGCGACTTTAAGAGTTTTAGAAAATGAAAAATTAGTTAGAAAAGTGAAGAAGGGATTTATTAAAAAACATGATGCTTATGAGTTGACTCCTACTGGATTAGAGGAAGCTGAGAAAGCCTACGAAAAAGTGCAAAACAAAGCTAATGAGTTACAACAAATAATACAGGGAGGAGGCGAGATACCAGAAGATTATATAGATTTAATCCCTCTCATGGCTGCATTGTCTTTAATAGAAACGATGATGCTTGAAGATATAATTTTATTCGATATTTTCAATAATATGTAA